One genomic segment of Thunnus albacares chromosome 18, fThuAlb1.1, whole genome shotgun sequence includes these proteins:
- the LOC122967995 gene encoding spindlin-1, whose translation MKSPPGHRDTADTGQAGVSANMMKKKNPHKKHKSSLGPTTKVLSQPRRNIVGCRIQHVWKEGGGHVIWKGTVLDQVPVNPSLYLIKYDGFDCVYGLELHKDERVQGLEVLPDRLAKSRLTDVNLADTMIGKAVEHMFETEEGPKEEWRGMVLARAPIMTTWFYITYEKDPVLYMYQLLDDYKEGDLRIMPDSNDSVPAEREPGEVVDSLVGKQVEYAKEDGGKRTGMVIHQVEAKPSVYFIKFDDDFLIYVYDLVKTS comes from the exons ATGAAGAGCCCTCCgggacacagagacacagctgatacag GGCAGGCAGGTGTTTCTGCaaatatgatgaagaaaaagaatCCCCATAA AAAACATAAGAGCAGTCTGGGTCCAACCACCAAAGTTCTGTCACAGCCACGACGCAACATCGTCGGCTGCAGGATCCAACATGTgtggaaggaaggaggaggacacGTGATCTGGAAAGGAACTGTGCTCGACCAG GTGCCAGTGAACCCGTCTCTCTATCTGATAAAATATGATGGTTTTGACTGTGTTTACGGTCTGGAGCTCCATAAAGACGAGAGGGTTCAGGGGCTGGAGGTGCTCCCTGACAGACTGG CTAAATCCCGTCTGACAGATGTCAACCTGGCGGACACCATGATAGGTAAAGCGGTGGAGCACATGTTTGAGACAGAGGAGGGTCCGAAGGAGGAGTGGAGGGGGATGGTGCTGGCCCGGGCTCCCATCATGACCACCTGGTTTTACATTACGTACGAGAAAGACCCTGTCCTATATATGTACCAGCTGCTGGACGACTACAAAGAGGGAGACCTTCGCATTATGCCTGACTCCA ATGACAGCGTCCCGGCAGAGAGGGAGCCTGGCGAAGTGGTGGACAGTCTGGTGGGTAAACAGGTCGAGTACGCCAAAGAGGACGGGGGCAAGCGAACAGGCATGGTCATCCACCAGGTGGAGGCCAAGCCCTCCGTCTACTTCATCAAGTTCGACGATGACTTCCTCATTTATGTCTACGATCTGGTCAAAACTTCGTAA